From Vicinamibacteria bacterium:
GACGACCAGCCGGCTCAAACCACCTCCTCCCACTGCTGGCTGAGCTTCCGAGCCGAGTTGATCAAGCCGACCATGCTGTAAGTCTGCGGGAAATTGCCCCAGAGCTCTCCGGTTTCGATGTCCAGGTCCTCGGACAGGAGCCCATGCCGGTTGCGACGGGACAGGAGCTTCTCGAACAGGTCGCGAGCTCTTTCGTGCCGACCCACGGCGTGGAGCGCGTCCACGTACCAGAAGCTACACACGGTAAAGGCGGTCTCCGGTCTTCCGAAATCGTCTTGGTTCACGTATCGAAAGACGTAGTCACCCCGCAGAAGGCGCTCCTCGACCGCCGCGATAGTCTTCAGGAAGCGAGGGTCGTCGGATCTCACGAAACCGAGCTCGTTCAGAAGCAGCAGGGTCGCGTCGAGATCTTCGCCCTCGAAGCTCCCGGTGAAGCTCCCGAGGTCTTCGTTCCAGGCGCGCGTGTAGATGGCATCGTGAAGCCGCCGAGCCTGCCGGCTCCAGTAGAGCGCGCGCGGCGCGAGGCCGAGCCTGCGGGCGATTTTTGCCAGCCGGTCACAGGCCGCCCAGCACATCACCGCGGAGTGGGTGTGAGCCTTGCCTTCTCCTCGAAGCTCCCACGGACCCGCGTCCGGCTCACCGAATACGTCGACGGCCAGCTCACCGAGGTGCTCGAGACGATGGAAGAGCGCTTCGTCGCCAGGGGTCGCCAGCCGACGATCGAAGAACACGTGGGTCGCCGCGAGCACCGCCGAGCCGTAGGCGTCGTTTTGCACCTGGACGTGGGCTTGATTGCCGAACCGAACCGGCCCCATGCCCCGATATCCGGGAAGCTCCTTCACGATGCGCTCCGCCAGCGTCCCGCGACCGTTGATTCCGTAAA
This genomic window contains:
- a CDS encoding glycoside hydrolase family 15 protein yields the protein RFLEQTIHYWHEWVRNLAIPFEWQEAVIRAAITLKLNAFDDTGAIVAAMTTSIPEAPSSGRNWDYRYCWLRDAQFVVGALNRLGTTQTMERYLRFIVNVAANSEDGRLQPVYGINGRGTLAERIVKELPGYRGMGPVRFGNQAHVQVQNDAYGSAVLAATHVFFDRRLATPGDEALFHRLEHLGELAVDVFGEPDAGPWELRGEGKAHTHSAVMCWAACDRLAKIARRLGLAPRALYWSRQARRLHDAIYTRAWNEDLGSFTGSFEGEDLDATLLLLNELGFVRSDDPRFLKTIAAVEERLLRGDYVFRYVNQDDFGRPETAFTVCSFWYVDALHAVGRHERARDLFEKLLSRRNRHGLLSEDLDIETGELWGNFPQTYSMVGLINSARKLSQQWEEVV